A single window of Pristis pectinata isolate sPriPec2 chromosome 8, sPriPec2.1.pri, whole genome shotgun sequence DNA harbors:
- the LOC127573742 gene encoding hemoglobin subunit beta-like: MVKLTEEEAKYISSIWEEVNKKAITAQALERVFTVYPWTTRLFKKFNGRFTANDAGVQGHADKVLKALNDAVKDLYGVEGTFTKLSKKHQEIGVDTQNFTLLGQTFIVELAIHYRSKFGPEEHRAAYKFFKLVAEALSSNYH; this comes from the exons ATGGTGAAGTTAACAGAAGAAGAGGCAAAATACATCAGTAGTATTTGGGAAGAAGTGAATAAGAAAGCAATAACTGCCCAAGCCTTGGAAAG GGTGTTCACGGTCTATCCCTGGACGACCAGGCTGTTTAAAAAGTTCAATGGtcgttttacagccaatgatgcCGGTGTTCAGGGTCATGCAGACAAAGTGCTAAAGGCTCTGAACGATGCAGTTAAGGATTTGTATGGAGTCGAAGGCACATTCACTAAACTCAGCAAAAAGCATCAAGAAATTGGAGTGGACACTCAAAACTTCACG CTTCTTGGCCAAACCTTCATTGTTGAACTGGCCATTCATTATAGAAGCAAATTCGGGCCTGAGGAACATAGAGCTGCGTATAAGTTTTTTAAACTGGTGGCAGAAGCTCTCTCCAGCAACTACCATTAA